CGGCTTAAGGCATCCCCAGCCCACTGGaaattgtgggcgtggtcgcGCCGATGGGCGAGTGCAGGGCATATGGGGGTGTCGCGTTCGCAGCGCAGTAATCATGGCTTAATGGTCGGCTATAATGAtgcggatacagatacaagaTACCTGTGCGCGCTTGGAGCCACTTGGGCGGAATAAGCCCAAGGTAAAGTGAAGAGGGACCGACAATTGTTACGCTGGGCTGCCTTGTGATTGGTTTGCGAactgaaataattataattgaaacACAAACAATCAGTAGGGATCAAACGGTGGCTCTGATTGCCTGGAATGTGATCAGATCTAAGGTCTTAAAGTCAACTAGTAAGATTTCTGCAACTATGCAGTGGTAGTTCCCGATTGAATTTACTACTGGCCATGGGCAAGGATCACAAGGATCTAATGATTTCATTGCGTGGAATGAAATTTCTCTTCTGAAgtgtctaaaagtatgcagtgTATGGTACTCCCGATGGAATATGGAATTTGTTCAAACTATTTGACTACCCGAAATGAAAGTCACCGCGTGAGGTGTCTAAATGTATGCAATGCATGGTATTTTCCGATTGAAAACATATTGCGGCATACTTTTAGGCAGCTTTAAAGATATCGCCCTGgaaatttgttattgtttaagCCGATTCTTAAACACGGCGCTTGCTGAGCTTTCGCTGGCGtgaaataaatacatttccGCCCGCTTTGgcggaaaacaaaaggcaacgCCTGTGTATTATTTGGCAGCCACCCTACGACCATGGAACTCGAAACGcaaaccacccaccgcccactgaaAGGGGGTGTGTGCTATGAACTGAGCGCGTTGTAATGTGCGttaataaatttgattttagaTTCTCTCTCGAGCCATCAACTTTAAAGTGCCGCTCAGCCAGCCCGCCCGGCCGAAAAACACCACCCGCCGCCCCACCGTACCATCGCCACTCCAGGATCTCGTTTTTATCAGTTTAATGGGCGGGTCGTAATGCAATTTGCCCCACCACTCCCTACCCCACTCGCGGAAGCCACTgtctctgctgctgctgctgtgtaaagcaattttgataaatttatgtgGAATACGCTTTCATGATAagctaattaaattcaatCGCTGTAaccaacttggccaaaaaccgAAATGCCACTCCCCCCCCATACACCCTTCACCCCATGCTCCGCCCACCACTCCGCCTGATTTCGGTTTGGTTAAAGCTCAGCGATTGTTTCCATATCGTTGGTTAAACTAAAGTGGCAAAATTAGCGACAAGCGAATGATTTTTGACCAGAGGGAAAAGCAAAAGGAAAGCCACCTTGGAGAGATTTGCCGACTGCCATTACaatgtaattaataattaatattacatAACACAAACTAACTTAATTTTAAGCAATTATTCGTGGATTATCCGTATCAAACGAATAtatcacgtttttttttttcaactaaTTACGCTAAAACATAGCTCGTTGTTGGCCCGCCAATAAAATGGCGAATCAATTTGGTTTGATATTTCCATTTAAACGTAAGCCCATGTCAAAGCGAAGGCTTTGTGagaattatttataaaacttaATATTCGAGTTGACCCCGAAACATatagtatatgtatgtgtgtggatGGCCAATATATAACAGGTGAGTCTTATGATCATAATTTACCTTATGCTCTGCGAGCTCTGACGCTAATTGCACATTGCACATGGCCATCAAAAATGCATGtttaaaatcagtttaaaGCACTTCCAATTAGCAATCGCGAACTAAGCCAACCCGGTGTCCCTGTCACGATATGTAATGGAATGGAACATGATTTTCCAGATACTATCTGGCTGCCATGGTGGCCAGCGGGAAAATCGTCTGACGATTTGGGCAAATATTGTGTAAATTTTGTGGAAAAACATGCGCCATTaacataattataattagGCTCGAACAAGcgaattaaattcaattttcattatttttaatgaagaATGCGCATGGAAAAAAcgcggaaaagcggaaaagcgggaaagcgCTGTTGATAGTGCAAAAAAACACGACCACATCAACATATTTATCGCATTTGGCCTGCTCCGTGTCTTGTTGCATATGTTTGGGCGTTCGAGCGTGAGCCCGATTTGCATATGGAGCGCATATGGAACACACAAGGACAACGGCTATAAATCGAGCCTAATGGCTCACCGAGCAGAGCCCCGGTAATGTGTTTGAAAAAAGTGCTAAATATCTTAAATTGTACAATTAAAGCCAATGGGATAGCTGGTGCCAAACTCGCATGCATCTGGTTTGATCTGAGATCGTTTTTTATCTTTTGACACACAAACCAGTTGGCAACTTGGATGTCGGATGTCTTGCAACGCAAAGTGTCGCCGGAGGCAAATATGCCGATCATAGCAACAATATTTGCTGGCACTTCATCAGTAGCTGGAAATGTGATGCAATCAAGGCCAAAAAATCTAGTTGTGCACACCCATGTGGTAACTTTTGAGCGCCGGCAAAATATTTGGGCTCATTACAGAATGTGATTCGTTGTGTGGCGCGAGAAATCAAAAAGGTAAATATGCCTAATGCTAACGAGCACAATGCTAGCGGAGTGCAGACGTCCCAAAGCGGCTAGAAAGTTGGCAAATGGGTTTTGGCCAAGTGTTCATCGACCGTCCCATGCGAGGCGCCATAAAAACAACAAGCTATCCGCGATGTTTGGCGCTTAATTAAGCAGATGTGCATACGCAACACTGGTGGCTGCTGGTGTTTTGATTCCGAATCGCCGACTTCTTTCACTTTGACCCACACGcgaatttgcataattcgCCCATCTAAAGTGTCTTGCCAATTTGGTGCACGAAAGTGAGTTcagtgcgaaaaaaaaagagaatcgCAAATCGTGAATCGCGATAACCGGTAGTGGGGCAAAATCAAAACACCTGTTGAGGTATTTTCCGCCCAGGGCGACCAGATGTTTTGAAGATTGTTTTTGCAGCAGGGTTGTCAAGCCAACTTCTGCTTCATCTTTGTGCCTATGAATATGTATTGAAGATATTTTGTGATCTCTTTGGatctttaaaattgtttatattaaaaaCCGTTTGAAATGAATTTTAGACCTATAAAccaatatattattaaatatatattaaaaacaagTCATTTTTACTTAAATACTTCgtatttaaatagtttcgaaatatacatattatagACCTGGCTTGATTTACATATTTaccatttgtttatttcttaCCTACGATCTGGTGAACGTGAAGGTCCAAGGGCTACCCTCCTCCTTTCGATATTCACATTATTAATAGCCTCTGGTGATTAAGAGTCTTGGAAAAATGGGTGCATTAGTGATACAGCTCTTGGGTCAGCGAATGTCACATTTGGAATGGGAATCGGATGATGGGGGCGAGCATTTCTCTTCGCAGTGACCCACATTAGGCGCCGTATAAATAGTAGCCGCAGGGCAGAGCATTGTCATCAGTTTCCGAGCTAAGCTCCCACAACCCACTTCGACCATCGCCAAGTGCCAGTTAAACCCAAGTGTAACCGACAACAATATGAAGGTAGGTGCTCCTTGTGACTCGGAATTAGGGTGCAGCCTCTTGATTTTTGTTCCGTCTCCAGGTTTTCATCTGCCTGATTGCCTGCTTCAGCCTGGCCCAATCCGGATTCATCGGAGGCGGCGCTAGCGGTGGCTGGTCAactggaggaggtggtggctGGTCATCCGGCGGAGGCGGCGCCCCCACCATCGTCAAGGTCATCAGCGAGGAGGCTGGTCATGGCGGATGGGCCGGCGGCTACTCTGGTGGCTATGCCCATGCTCCCGAGGAGGTGAAGATCGTCAAGGTGATCAGCGAGGCGGGCCACTCTCACGGACATGATTATGGTCACAGCCACGGCCACGGCTCGGATGTTAAGATCATCAAGGTCATCCAGGAGGAGGGTCACagccatggccatggccacgGTTACGACTACTCCAGCGGAGGCCATGGACACGCACACCACGCCGAAGATGTGAAGATCATTAAGCTGATCAGCTCCGGAATCGCCGATGGCAGCAGCCACGGTGGCTGGTCGTCCGGCGGCGGCTGGTTCTCCGGTGGCTCCGGATGGAACTAAGCAGTTCCTCGGAGATGCTCGGACATTCCAACAGATGCCAGGCAACCCAGTGCGCTGATGTCAACTCTTTTGTTCCTGTTGTCGGAGTTGTGCGGCGATATTGGCCTTTTTCGATGCTCGAAGTTAGTTTAGGACAGCGCACGCGTTTTGTGTGTGCGCTTAGAAaccattaattttttttgctaatttttaaagaaatacacagaaaatgaaaaagataACCAGTACTGCCTGATTCTTTGTCCATCGATTTGGGAAGTCCCAAGAGTTGATTACTCATGATCGGGGGTTTTTGAGAGCATCTTTGTTGGCCAGTTTCgctttccacttaacccatttggccacatttgtgttttgtttgcaaTTACAGAAATTATTGTACTTATAACCAGTTTGCCATATAATTATTGAAGTAGCAACCGCAACAATAGAAATGGCATATTATATCACAAAACGGTATGAAATTACCTTGCATTTCTCGCCGAGCACAATCCCCTCATCAGTGGTATCTATCAGATTATATGacatatttttcatatttgcgATTAcgatatcatatttttatgattttggAAACTTTCCATAGGTGATTGGAAAATATGTAATTTCAGTACCGCCGGCTCACAGTGGGTTAAGCTCAAGGTCAAGTCGTGGCAAGCTTCAGCATCGCAAAGGCAATGAATCCATTATCGTCTCGTAATTATGTCTATTCTGGACAAGCTGTGAGATACAAGTAATTCCCcatcgaaataaataattgcgGATGCGTCTTGGGTTTGTTTTGAATTTCCatcattaaatttgtttttacgaGTATTTGATGGTGCCGTAACTAGTTTTCTATGGGCCGAAAATGGACTTAAGTCTTTCGGTTCTTCGTATTTTGTCTATATTCACACGTTCGTGAGCTGCGATTTTTTGTGGGCATATTTTATGTCTTAATTAATGGATACTCAGGTGGAGATGGTGACTAATTAAGATTGTATACATTTAATATCATGCATAATTATGATTCGACTTGCATTCGATTTCCCAGCTAGATAGATATGTATATTCCAAATGTCAAATATAATTGAGTTTAATGGCCATCGTGTGGGTTACATAATGATTATTTCTAAGCTCCCCGAAACTGCGTTACATGGAGTATCCATAAATACGCGTAAAAATAAGCACTTATTGCGCATAAAACATATCCGACCCCGTTAAATAATCACTAATTGTTATTGGCAATAACTCAGGCGTGGCCATAAATCATAATAAAATACGGATAGTGAAATGTTcatcaaaaataaatgtctTCCGACTGTGCTAACTGAAATGCATTATCGGTAATTGTTTTCTGCAAAGCCACATTAAATGTTTTCAACAAAAAGCCTTTGCTATCCAACGTGATTTCTATGCTATGCTCCAGCTTTAATAAAAGATTAATATGCTAAATCACCACTTTTAGCATTTTAGCAATAAGAATATCTTTAAGTGCTGCGAGTGCTGGCCTCTTAGAAAAATGTTCCTTAGATTGGTTTTCCTTGATAATTCGAGCATCGTGCCGCCGTTGGCCATTATAGTCATTCCAGCCGAATATGAAATCACCGACAATCAGCGGGAAATGTATGGCTCATCTATCAGATCGAGAAGTGAAGGTTGGCTTTAACTTCAACTTCAGCACCAGCTTTTGCTGCAACCGAATCGAGTTGGTGGAGCGGCAATTAATAGCATTCTGCTTGACCCATCGCCACTGCGGGCCAAAAGTTAATGGAGCTGCGATCGCGTTGGCCGGATTAATCAAGATCGAAATTGTTTTGGGTACAGAGATGGCAAAGTTACTCAACATAAATGTGGCTTCAAAAACACAGATTGATTTGTCCACTTAGGGTGCAAGAACTGGAACTGGGgaacaacacaaaaaaaaattgattaaaag
The DNA window shown above is from Drosophila melanogaster chromosome X and carries:
- the CG7406 gene encoding uncharacterized protein translates to MKVFICLIACFSLAQSGFIGGGASGGWSTGGGGGWSSGGGGAPTIVKVISEEAGHGGWAGGYSGGYAHAPEEVKIVKVISEAGHSHGHDYGHSHGHGSDVKIIKVIQEEGHSHGHGHGYDYSSGGHGHAHHAEDVKIIKLISSGIADGSSHGGWSSGGGWFSGGSGWN